In Hydractinia symbiolongicarpus strain clone_291-10 chromosome 4, HSymV2.1, whole genome shotgun sequence, the following proteins share a genomic window:
- the LOC130641715 gene encoding testis-specific serine/threonine-protein kinase 3-like, with translation MIRLYIKTLRQMDAIRRLCFWKKRSTSSRNKDDSSSDEDSEFEYVDKIEIKNKLSERFGTDEVHIGVLSKRIQVRQLKYAGSGAFSVVKKGFSAKYNSDVAIKIIRLDEEKNESYVKKYLPVELEVWSELSSEKHENILNLLESFQDENLLYIVTEIADRGDLGQCLLSGSMPELKAKSMFKQMVSAVAFCHNKGIAHRDIKADNMLLGRNDEIKLADFSFVTKGRRVLEHCGTPGMLAPEQAVSGSYDPFLSDIWQLGITLYLMLFKNFPYSNAKKVDLQREIERIRNSYNGVPIPKNKMISTECKDLLVGMLQLDPLTRFDIADVQSHAWLQ, from the exons ATGATTCGATTATACATTAAAACATTGAGACAAATGGATGCCATAAGGCGGTTATGCTTTTGGAAAAAAAGATCTACTTCATCCAGAAATAAAGATGATAGTAGTAGTGACGAAGATAGTGAATTTGAGTACGTTGATAAAatcgaaataaaaaacaaactgagCGAACGATTTGGAACTGATGAAGTCCACATTGGAGTTCTAAGCAAAAGGATTCAAGTCCGCCAACTCAAATATGCTGGCTCGGGAGCATTTTCCGTAGTAAAAAAGGGATTTTCTGCAAAGTATAACTCGGATGTTGCTATAAAGATAATTCGCTTAGATGAGGAGAAAAATGAAtcttatgttaaaaaatatttacctgtGGAACTGGAGGTGTGGAGCGAATTATCCAGCGAAAAACACGAAAACATACTGAATCTTTTGGAAAGCTTTCAAGATGAAAATCTTTTATACATTGTGACAGAAATTGCTGACAGAGGGGACTTAGGTCAGTGTTTATTAAGTGGCAGCATGCCAGAATTAAAAGCAAAGTCTATGTTTAAACAGATGGTGAGCGCAGTTGCTTTTTGTCACAACAAAGGGATAGCTCATCGCGACATAAAAGCTGACAATATGTTGCTCGGACGAAATGATGAAATAAAGCTAGcag ATTTTAGCTTCGTTACAAAAGGTCGAAGAGTGTTGGAGCACTGTGGTACACCGGGCATGCTTGCACCGGAACAAGCGGTTTCCGGCAGCTACGATCCTTTCTTATCCGACATATGGCAGTTGGGGATAACATTATACTTGATGCTCTTTAAAAATTTCCCATACTCCAATGCGAAGAAGGTGGATCTACAGCGCGAGATTGAAAGGATAAGAAATTCATACAATGGCGTTCCTATACCAAAGAACAAAATGATCTCAACGGAATGTAAGGACTTATTGGTTGGGATGTTACAACTTGATCCTTTGACCAGGTTTGATATCGCTGATGTTCAAAGCCACGCGTGGTTGCAATAA
- the LOC130641713 gene encoding uncharacterized protein LOC130641713 → MGGSDLVLSNATSVEIAFESGIFFSTLSIATFTLTAILLFFYSQDDKNSLGTPTNLGILFFGCLTTLIADIIVHNIGQPLCYNTYMFIKITGFGILIMLIAPRHLFTRPVMPEDEPIGAHHKSVSFIIWVITIPLVTLEIAATVVMSLPAVNIFSVFLNTVAILQKLIQAGVYHFSLRHQVPIANKKCGASWFFKIMALFNFSMWMQSIIEAEKDFEVPLKEKFFLDILTVIGSTYSALMIDYRLLCCLLFLEHAYEIDYVDCHEHTKLTQNARDSASSYTNLPDESVSFYTRTKRMNRYGYLVGTLILLSQFLNALEYIHYVGPWVNIFGVFGELSVLILGYMLIKQIRPGSKSKSAWRETNSKGVDLMVAMMGVTGLAFWLLKSVLITIWTTRTTDDSNLIAELPSLKWLASKAYLRSFGCVFQIYLYIRVDLSLGYQPSIRYNKFNHFLLPCLMLSFLSVFTNSVIDSYHAVIKKFVHESSMHIVLYAFYEAGIPIHLGFVLHLFIHYLLINNKMRDVLAASEKRYRVDSILAKTPEEKDNLTYQNDEERDTNDDDDDRLTSLLGEGKKFRSI, encoded by the exons ATGGGTGGAAGTGATTTAGTACTATCCAACGCCACTTCGGTTGAGATAGCGTTTGAATctggaatatttttttccactttATCCATAGCAACTTTCACATTAACGGCCATATTACTTTTCTTCTACTCACAAGATGATAAAAATTCTCTCGGAACTCCAACAAATTTAGGTATTTTGTTCTTTGGTTGTTTGACCACGTTAATTGCTGACATTATCGTTCATAACATTGGTCAACCGCTGTGCTATAATACATACATGTTCATAAAAATCACTGGCTTTGGAATTTTAATTATGTTAATTGCACCGAGACACTTATTTACGAGGCCAGTCATGCCCGAAGATGAACCAATCGGTGCTCATCATAAAAGTGTCAGTTTTATCATATGGGTTATCACAATACCCTTGGTCACACTAGAAATTGCAGCTACAGTTGTGATGTCGTTACCAGCTGTAAATATCTTTTCTGTTTTTCTAAATACGGTGGCTATACTTCAAAAGCTTATACAAGCTGGGGTTTATCATTTCAGTCTACGTCATCAGGTGCCTATTGCAAATAAAAAGTGCGGAGCGTCGTGGTTCTTTAAAATTATGGCTTTATTCAATTTCTCCATGTGGATGCAGTCCATAATAGAAGCTGAAAAAGACTTCGAAGTACCgcttaaagaaaaattttttcttgatattttaaCCGTCATTGGATCAACGTATTCAGCTTTAATGATCGATTACCGGTTACTTTGctgtttgttgtttttggaGCACGCCTATGAAATTGATTACGTAGATTGTCATGAACACACCAAGTTGACACAAAACGCTAGAGACAGTGCTAGCTCTTATACTAATCTGCCAGACGAAAGCGTTAGTTTTTATACTCGAACGAAGCGAATGAACAGATACGGCTACCTGGTGGGCACTCTGATTCTGCTATCTCAGTTTCTTAATGCTTTGGAGTATATCCATTATGTTGGACCATGGGTGAACATCTTTGGTGTTTTTGGAGAACTTTCGGTTTTAATACTTGGATATATGTTAATCAAACAG ATACGTCcaggttcaaagtccaaaagtgCTTGGCGGGAAACAAATTCTAAGGGAGTAGATTTGATGGTAGCAATGATGGGCGTTACTGGACTGGCGTTTTGGTTGTTGAAATCAGTCTTAATCACAATATGGACAACGCGTACAACGGACGACAGCAATCTCATTGCTGAGCTACCATCTTTAAAATGGCTGGCGTCAAAGGCTTATCTTCGTTCCTTCGGATGtgtttttcaaatatatttatacATACGTGTTGATTTATCATTGGGCTACCAGCCATCAATCCGATACAATAAAttcaatcattttttattgccgtgtttaatgttgtcatttttgtccGTGTTTACAAATTCAGTGATTGACAGCTACCACGCCGTTATCAAGAAATTCGTTCACGAATCAAGCATGCATATAGTTCTGTACGCATTCTACGAAGCGGGAATTCCGATTCATCTCGGATTCGTCTTGCATTTGTTTATCCATTATCTATTGATCAACAATAAAATGAGAGATGTTTTGGCAGCGAGTGAAAAGCGATACAGAGTGGATAGTATTTTAGCTAAAACTCCCGAAGAGAAAGACAATTTGACGTACCAAAATGACGAGGAAAGGGACACtaatgatgatgacgatgacagGCTGACAAGTTTACTTGGAGAAGGAAAAAAGTTTCGTTCCATTTAA